Sequence from the Meleagris gallopavo isolate NT-WF06-2002-E0010 breed Aviagen turkey brand Nicholas breeding stock chromosome 15, Turkey_5.1, whole genome shotgun sequence genome:
agccctgccagcctGCCCATGGCCCTGTCTTCTGCACTGCATCAGCAGGGTCACCGCCATCTCCTTCCTTACCGCCCGtccccagctgcctgcagctttCTCCCATTCTGGCACCCTGTGTGAGCTGTAACCCTCCTCCAGGAAGGGCAGAGTTCTCAGGGAGTGGAGCGCTACTGTAGCTGTTCCCGTAAATGTTTTAGCTGGTAACCCTATATTGCAGTAACAAGCCAATACATCACTTTTTAAAGGGCATTTTATTTGGATTGCTTGTTGCCATAGTTATGCAGCTGGACCTCCAGCACGCAGTGCCTGTGCCTGCTTCCTGTCAAGTTGGCTTTGCTAAGGAAttgctgtgctgccatcagcaCAGCCTGTCCTGAACACccgggatggggatggagaaggGAGAGGAACCCGCAGCAGATGAGGGAGGGCGGGGGCAGGAGCTGTCCTTCCCCAGAGCAGGGAGAGGACAGACAGATGGAGAACTCTGGTGATTGTGGTTCTGCCATCGTTTTAGCACGGTGTGTAGCTGACTGCACTGACCCATACTGGCAGCCCAGGCCCAGCTAAGGCAGTGCAGAGGGGTTAGGATGAGCTCCAGGTGACTCAGCAGTGTGCATTGCCTTTGCTGTTCACAACTGCTCTTGTTCTCAAGTGAATGTTGCACTTGCTTTCTGATTGCTTCTGTTGTGCCACAAAGAAGCCTTAATGGAGAGCGGAGTCCTGCTGTGGTGCTGGATTTCATTGCCTTGTTCTGCCTGATGGCATACGAAAAACACTGCATGGAAGCATGGGTGCCTGCCGCTTCTGGGGTCTTTGAACAAGCTGTGTTTTGGCAGCTGGGGTTTACTTAGAAGTGCTGATGTGAGGAGCAGAGAGTACAGCTGAGCGCCCTGCCCCACACTGCAGGGGGTGTTTGTGGGCACAAGGAAGGCTCAAGTGCTGAGCAGCAATGGAGCCGTGTGCCAGCATCTTCTGTGGGGACCTGCTGGCAGAATTTGGGTTTGGTGAAGCTGTGGCTGGGCTGCCAGGGGTGTCCCTGCGGGTGCTGGGCCGGTGGGGAATGGCCATGGCAGGCCCAGCCCCCAGCGGTGCCTGGACTCCCGGCCAGCTGCGCTGCTCGGCCTGTGGagtttttctgcctttgtgGTGGTTTTACCTCATTTTTTGGTCAACTGACAAAGCCAGACAGAGAAGTTGGAGGCAGAACGTGTGCAGCCCAGGTTTGACTCATGTGCGTGGGGAGCTGCGGGATTTTGCTCACACAGGAGGGAGGGTAGAAGTTTCTCTCCAGTTTTCGCaggattttgtttgctttcatgcctggggagaaaacaggtcTGAGTCAACCATTCCCTCCCAgcatgctgctgcagtgctcgTGCTCCTTACACAGGAGGAGTTTTCCCCAGAATTCTGATGGCCAGTGGGATGTGAGGTGTGCCAGTGGGGTCTGGGCCCCTGGGTGCTGCCCAGCTCTATTTCTGACCAAGCTCACTGCTGTTTTTAGCAGCCGCTGCACGGCGGTGCCTTGGTTGTGTCACTCAGTGGGCGGCTGGGAGTGACTTTCCTTTatcactgcagcactgggggTTATCTCCTCTCTTGGCTTCTCCCATGCCTATTTATAAGTGCTGCAGACCAGTGCAAAAACGTCTTGGGTTTGGGCTGCCCTGCCCAGCCTGCAGTGAGAGGACAGCAGCCTTGGTCAGGGTGCCTGCAGCCCAAGTGTGGCCGGGGTCAGTGTGGAGCCAGTGGAGAGGAAATGGCTCCTTGAGTCATTAGCGTCATCTCCTCGTTAACATCCTCCTCCTTACCATaccagaggagcaggaggctgttCTGAGCCAGGCTGAAGCCTCTGAGCCTCCCTGGGGCAAAGCTGGGCGCTGTGCTGGGGGTGCTGCTGCACATCCTAGGCTGTGCAGGTGCTCCCCTCTGACTTTGTGGTGTCAGCATCCGATCCAGAGGGCTGGGGGCAAACCTAGCACCCCCAGTCACTCTTCAAGTACCCCCAACCACTGCACCCTGCTGTCCATTCCTCGTTCCTCTGTGGTCCTGCTGCATTAGGAGCACATTGTGCAGGGTGCAGCTTTGCTCCTGGGCTGAGTTGCAGGCAGGATTAGCTCTGGGGATAGAAGCGGGTGCTGGGAGAGCAGCTTTAGTGCTTGGAGAAAGCTTTCAGCTCCCTCATCCCACCACAAAAGCAGAATGCTTGAATTCTTCCACAGCTCTCGTTTGGTGTTCAGTGCCTGGGAGGAGCAGTCTTTGTGTGAACGCACATTTTCGTTATCtgccagaaagagaaaagctccCTGGATGTTGAGaacactgaatgaaatgcaCGGGGAATTTAGCGTGGTCAGAGTCCCTGTGCTGCTTCAGAACAAGTTCCTGTCAGGCCTGTAGCTTTGTGGTTCCTCGGGATGTGTGTGCAGGGTCATGGGGCCGGTTCGAAAAGCCAAGCCTGGATCCGCTCAGGTCGTCTCGAGTAATAACTTAATAGGATTCAGCTCTTGGAGAGAGTCTGTGACTTGTAAAGCAGTCATTCTCTGCATTAGTGCCTGTAAACAGCCGTGCTGCGGCAGGGCTCGCTCTTTGGGGCAGTGCAGAGCCTCACTTCTGGTGCCTGCCCTGCTTGGAGGGCCCTTGGGTGTAACCCTCCCAGGGGGGCCGGTGGGACCCTGTGCCAGTTCCCATGCTGACGTCTGCATTTCCCCTCTCACAGATCTGTCATCAGCCAAGCGCAAGTTTGCGGATTCCCTCAATGAATTTAAGTTCCGCTGCATCGGCGATGCTGAAACAGACGATGAGATCTGCATAGGTGAGAGCTGATGGTGGGTTGGTGGGAGCTCCGATTGTGCTGCCAACCCCAAGCAGAGCAGTGCGTGCACAGGGACAAACACGGACATGGGGGGACCCAGAGGTTCACCAGAGCCATTCCCTGCTCTCTGGAAGCAGtgcatttctccttgttcaTCAACTTCAGAGCCTTCGCTAGGAGAGCAGTTGTAGCTTCTCACCTGAAGTCTACCTCTACCAGATAAGAAAGGAGGAAGACTGCCCATATCTGAAACCATCTAGATTATTATTTGCCCTTTCACGTGTGAGGGCAAGGCTCTGGAGATGTAGGCACTGCCAGTGGCTGTGGTCTGCAGGAGGGGAGCACAGCCTGGCTGCATGCCTGCAGGAGGTCCAGGCAGccactgcagggctgtgggtgaGCGCTCTGTGAGGGTCTGGCAGGACTGCGCCCAGCATCTCCCAGTGCCAGGGAGCAGCTTCACCTGCTTTGTTCAGTGTTACCCTGTTTCTGCCTGGACTGGACTTTTAGAGTTCATTGTGCATGTATGTAGTCTGGAGCCAACAAAGCAAATGAGCTTTAGTCCTGATTTTCTTGCTGATTTGTGCTGGTCTCTCGGCCAAAATAGCTTTCTCATCCAAGTGAGGCTCTGTCTCAAGTGCATACACCGTGCCTGCTGCATTCGATGTTATTTCCCTGGCCATTTGGGACAGGCCCCTTGCTGCTTGATGCCCACAGCAGCCAGCCTGCCATaggagctgctgggcagcaggagcCAGCCTGAGCAGCAACGAGTGCTAGAAATGTGATGCTATGGCTACTTCGATgttcagaattaaaaaagaaaatgctgttaaaTTCTGAAGCTTTCCATGTGTCCCTTACAGCCAAGTCTCTGCAGGAGTTTGCTACAGTGCTGCGGAACCTAGAAGATGAGCGGATGCGGATGGTATGGCCCTGGGAGTGGGGAGCCTGGGGATGGAGAGCGGGTCTGGCAGCAGCATTTCAGCTCCTTTCTGACCCCTAATCTTATGTGCAGCTGGAGGAGGGTGAAGAGTGTGGGTTCCAGTGGGTGGTGATGGCAGTTTGTAGGGAGGGATCCTTGGTACAGCAGCCCCAGTACTGGTGTGTCTGCAGGGACTGGGCGGAGAGAGGTggtcagcagcacagctctcagctctgAGTGGGACACAGAGTGCCCACATGCTGCCCAGCTGGGGACCACAGGGTGACTCTGTGTCCAACAGATTGAGAACGCCAGCGAGGTGCTGATCACACCGCTGGAGAAGTTCCGCAAGGAGCAGATTGGTGCTGCTAAGGTAGGTGGCTTTGGCCTCGCATCACTGTTGGGTCTGTGAGCCTCTGCATGGCTtggggcagagctcagagctgcttgGTGCTGTCTGGGATCTGGTATGCAACAGGGACGGGCTCTGCTGGCCCCGGGTGTGGGAGGGAGACGAGGACGATCCAGCTTACATAAAGCGCCTTGGTGTTTCCTGGTTCGCCCTCAAGCAAGTAATGCTCCAACATGAGCTGTTGACCAACAGTtagattttttcttcctccaaaccAGAATTAATGTTTTGCAAGGTGAATCCTCAGTCTTTGAATTCTCAGTCACCTGAAACCTTTCAGTTCTGCGCTCGCTGGGCCCCAGTGCATTGGAGATCTGGGCACTGTCTGGCAGGGCGAACCCGGGAACACACCCATGTGTCCCAGGCTGCTGTGGGACAGCCTGTCCCTGCCCGCCTTTCTTTCCTGCCTTTGTTCTGGAATTCGAAGCACTGCCCGCGGCTCTGCTGTTGTTATAACAacctgctgctgacagcaagGAGCACGTGCCAGCCAGCTGGGCTGTTTGCATTGCAGTGGTGTGTCCTGTCCCAAGGAGCTCTGGTTTGACTTGTGCAGCCAGAGGAGAAAAACCTCCAGGGGGATCCTACAGAAGCACCAGCTACTGATGTACTGGGTTCTGTCGGTACACGGGGCAGGGCCTTGCTGCCTTTGAGGCACTGGTTGGGTGTCCCCTGGCTGGGCAATCTGggagtgcagctctgcacagcgCTGCTTTTAGTCCAGAAGTCAGCCCAGCTGTTCCCTCTGTGCCCTGGTGCTGGTGTGTTTGGGGTTGCAGTGTTCTGGATGGCTGTCTGCAAGAGCTGAGAGCTCTGCACGTTGCAAAGGGCTGCTGTTCTGCCCCacagagggctgtgggctgggtgctgctgccgGTCCCTCTGCAGCACCTCGTGGCTGCCAGTCCAGCATCCATCAGTGCCTTGGAGCTGAGCGCGGCTGGGTAATGAGAAGCAGATGAgggagctgctccctgctgctgcctcccttcACTGTCCAACTTGGGCTCTTCAAAGCGTGTCTGCTCTGGGTGTGGCTTTAGGGCTGCTATCAGTTTTTGGAACTAATTTTAAACAAAGCCAGCTGCGTGGCCTTGCACGGACATCTCTGAGCAGAGGGTTAAGGGCAGGAAGCTGAatgctgggctgggggctgctgccTGTGCCCTGGGTGGGTCCCACGGGCAGTGTCCTCAGCATGCTGCTGGGTCTCCTCGGCTGTTGTGGTGCTGTCGGATCCAGGCTCACACTATTTGTTCTGTTCTGCAGGATGCCAAGAAGAAATATGACAAGGAGACTGAGAAGTACTGTGGTGTCCTAGAAAAGCACTTAAACTTGTCTTCCAAGAAGAAAGAATCCCAGCTCCAGGAGGTGAGAGCAACCTCAAATTTTCAGTGTCTAGCAGTAACtgcacagaatattttctgcatCTTCTAGTGTTGGTTTTCTTGGCTataaactactttttttcctgcgCTGACTGTGGCAggtttttccctcttcctttaaTCAAAGGGGACAGAGCTGTTTTGGTGAGTAAGTCAGAGAGATCCCAAAATGGATAGCAATCAAAAAGGATAGAGAGCTTGTAATTAAAGAGTGTAGCAGTAGGGGAACTGGTTCTGCTGCAGGCTTCCCATGTGCCATAACAAATCATGTATGTTTTTATTCTCCTTCTCTAGAAGTGGCTGCATTGGCTTTGAGCTTCGTGGGAAGAGTGATCAGGCTTAGTGCTTCTAAACTGCTTTAAGAGCCTGTTACTTGGGACGTAGTTTGCTGCTGTGCCAAATGCTCTTACTGGATGAGAACTCTGCGTTTGCAATCACTTCTTCCATGTCTGGAATTcctgagctgcccagggctggggcaggtCCCGCACTTCTGGGCAGAGTGCTGGCATGTCACCGAGGGGTTGGTGGGCACAGTGGTGATCTCTGCACTGGGGCAGCTCAGGTGTTGGTGGCCCAACTGTGTGCGGATCCCATCTGTCTCAAGAGAGCAGATTGGTATGGCTGTGGCACAGAGTCATCTTCCACCAAATCAGGGCTGGAGAGGGGTCTGCAACTGGGCTGACGTGCCTGGCTGTCCTGGCAGGGTTGTTCTGGGTCTGTGAGCACTTTGCTTCGTGGCAGCATCCCTACATCCCAGCAGGTGCAGAGCTCCACTCTTGTGGCTCTTCAGTAACCTTTTAAACTCATATTTTGGTTCATGTTTAAAATTCTATGGCGAGATACTGGAGTGGAAGGATTTCTTTGTGGAGAAGGAGCCACCTGTGGCTGCGGCAGTGTTTTACAGAACTGTGGTGTCACGTCCTGCCCAGGGCATGGGAGCAATACAGGAGCCAGGGCAGCTAAGTGTGGGCTGTTGGTGTGCTGTACCACGCAGATGCTGTGTGTGGTGCTGTGCCATGCGGGATGCTGGCTGCATGTGCTGTGCCGTGCAACACGGGCTGCTGGTGTGTTTAGCAGTGCTGGATGCTGGTGCCATCTGCTGGCATCTTCCACCCCACACTTTGACTTTTGCTACAAAAGCTGgaaccagctgctgctgctcctgggtTCAAGAGTTGGGGTCTTTCTCCCCTGAGACATTACAAAAAGCAGTTATGGCAGATGTGCACAGGAAGGTTGCTGATGAAATGGTAACGCTTTAGGAAAACCAACTCCTGCTAATTATTAGCAGCCTGAAGTCTTAGGCACCCTGACAGCCAGACAGGAGAGTTTGTGTCAGGGCAGTTTGGTGTTTTATGTTTCCTAATCTCTTCCTGCTGTCCACATCTGGAAGGTGGTGGTGGCCACATGCGTGactgctgcagcaaagcaagaAGAGAAGGAAACCATGGGAAGTCTCTGCTGCTTTGGCTACTGACCAATTAAATAACACCCTGAGTCTAATCGGTTGTTTAACTCCTGGCAAAGTTCTTTTGTTGCATCATATTTAGTGCTCAGTTTGCTGTAAACTCGCCTCTTCACCACAGACACCCAGCACAAGTGCTGCAGGCCAGTCTTGGAGAAAATGTTCTGTTCTATGGCTCTGTCCTATGGAAAACCAGGAGTGAGCTGGGGAAGGAGGCAGGGGATGCCTGTGTTCCTTACCCTGCTGCCAGTGCAGCggctctgctccagcacacAGTGAGGCCCTTCTGTTGGGGAATATCCCAATTTCTGCTCCCTTGTGCTTTATCTTCCAAGCAGAGGGCACGTGCTGTCCCCTGGCCTTGGCACAGGAGCAGCCCTCACTGGTGGCATGGTGGGATGTGTGTGTCACTGCCTGGAGCCcgtggtgctgctggcagcctctCGATGCACTGCTTTCCAGAAAGTGCAGAATTGCCTTTTATTGTCAAGTATGCAGCaacttctcctttctctcactTTTAATTCGTGCTCTTCTACCCAGCTGTCAAGGAGGTGTGAACGTGAGTCatcaaaaacactttttttcagctgaagaagGAGCCTGTTCATGTGAATCAGGTTTCTATTTAATCACTGTGCCATCTGTCCAGCCCCAGACTGATGTCTGAAGCTGAGTTAGCATCCCACATGGACGCACTCCCGTCAGCCCCTGCTGTCCCTGTGCCATGGGGCTGGCTGCTCCCAGCCACGCTGACCTCGTGTTTCCTCTTTCATCTCCTGGTGCCTGCAGGCAGACAGCCAGGTGGACCTGGTTCGGCAGCATTTCTACGAGGTCTCCCTGGAGTATGTCTTCAAGGTGCAAGAGGTCCAGGAGAGGAAGATGTTTGAGTTTGTGGAGCCTGTAAGTGAACACCCAGCCCTTTTCATCCCACAAAACTGCATTCCTGAGGGATGTGTTACTGTGTCGATGGGGAGACAGGCTGGGGCACAGGGTGTCCCTACGTCCCTGTTACTATAGGACAGGTTTGGGGGCAGGGGCAGGAGATGTGCTTAGGAAAAGCCCTTGGTGTGGGGCTCAGCCCCCTATacacaaagcatttctttgtaTGTACTGTGGGCATCTCTGTTGTGAGGGACAGGGCCGTGGGGCCTGCTGACAGCTGCTAAGGGAATGGGCTcaagtggggggaaaaaaatagaatctgGAGAGACTGTATCTTTTACAGGGGAAAAGAGTGCAGGATTGACAGAACGAGGAAAGAATTGAGTTTTCTAGGACCTGCCTTTTGCTCACTGCTAAgtcctctgctgctcctctaGGAATCATAGAACCTCTCGGGTTGCAAGGGACCCCAAGGATTGTCAAGTTCCAACCCtactgccacaggcagggctgcagctaCTAGATAAgtactggatcaggctgcccaggaccgCATCCAACCTGGTTTTTCTCatctccagggttggggcatccacagcctctctggaccgcctgtgccagcacctcaccactctctctgtaaagaactttcccctgacatctaatctaaatatcccttcctttagtttaaaaccctTCTCCCCTGACCTATTATTATCTACCCGTGAAAAATACACGGTAGAGTCAAAACCTCCTCTGCTGTTTGCAAGGAGTCATTCCTTCTGAGTGAAGAATAGCTCCGAGTCCAGAGAAGTATGACCAGGCTGTGACTGCCTGGCTTGGTGGCACATCTCAGCTCCCAGTGCAGTTCAGAGTGATGTGGTGCAGAGGGGCACAGTGGGCAGAGGGGGGGGATTTGGATATCAGTTGGGTCATTGGGGTTGATTGAAGCAGGAGGACAAACTGGGCTGGAAGAGAGAGCCGCACTGACAGTCTTGATTCATTTT
This genomic interval carries:
- the LOC104913333 gene encoding rho GTPase-activating protein 26-like — its product is MGPVRKAKPGSAQVVSSNNLIGFSSWRESVTCKAVILCISACKQPCCGRARSLGQCRASLLVPALLGGPLGVTLPGGPVGPCASSHADVCISPLTDLSSAKRKFADSLNEFKFRCIGDAETDDEICIAKSLQEFATVLRNLEDERMRMIENASEVLITPLEKFRKEQIGAAKDAKKKYDKETEKYCGVLEKHLNLSSKKKESQLQEADSQVDLVRQHFYEVSLEYVFKVQEVQERKMFEFVEPLLAFLQGLFTFYHHGYELAKDFSDFKTELTISIQNTRNRFEGTRSEVESLMKKMKENPHEHKNISPYTMEGYLYVQEKRHFGTSWVKHYCTYQRESKRITMVPFDQKSGGKGGEDEAVILKSCTRRKTDSIEKRFCFDVEAVDR